TTTTCGGATGCGGAACGTCCGAAGATTCTCGAGGTGTATAACGAGCCGTTTGTGAAAGCCGATAGAATCCCGACGACGGTTGAGGCGATGTGCATGCAGCACAATGTGGTGGCCAAGCGGGTGAAGGAGCTGACTCCGGATGTGATGGTCGGCGGCTATTCGGCGGCCTGGGTGGAAGTGGAGAGCCGTAATTTCGAGCATTGGAAAAGCTGGCAGCAGACCTTCATGGATATTGCCGGGGAAAATATGGATTTCTGGTCGTATCATATCTATGACGGCGTCAATGTGAAGGGCACCCCGCGGAATCGGACGGGCAGCAATTCCGAGGCGATTATGGATCTGATCGATACCTACAGCCATATGAAGTTCGGCGTCGCCAAGCCCATCATGATTACGGAATACGGAAAGATTCCGGAAGGTAACATGAGTACGATGCCGTACAGTGCTGCACGTTCTGCCGGGATGCTCTATTCGGCGATGGGCCAGTTGATGACCTATATGGATCATCCGGACCGTCTAATGCGTGTTATTCCGTTCATTCTGGGAAAAGCCTTGTGGACATACGATATGACGACGGATCCGGTGCCCGGTGAGGCCAATCCGTATTTACTTTGGCGCCGGCGGGCCGACGGCTCTTTCGCGGAAACCGACCTGAGCAAATTTTACTATTTCTGGAAAGGGGTCGGCGGCGAATGGCGTGAGAGCCGATCGTCCTGTCCGGATGTGCGGGTGCACATGCTGGCCGATGGAAAACGGCTGAATGTTATTTTCATGAATCTGGATGAACATCCGAAACAGGTCCGCCTTTCCGGTCTGGCCGGTTTGGAAACAGATGGGGTAAGAATCCGTTCATTGACGACCAACTGTGAACGGCCGATTCTCGGTGAGCATCCTGTAAGTGCCGTTCCTTCGAATCTTGATATGGAAGAGGGTGATGCGGTGCTGCTGATGATTGATCTGAAGGAGCCGCTTCGGACAAATGGTCAGGTTCGTGAACACCGGGTTTATGCAACAGATTATCTGCAGGATATTGAAGCCGGAAAGACGATCAGTTTCACATTCAGGAATGTCCCGACTGGAAACGGAACGGCCGTGCTGCGTCTTTCGCCGGGACGGGAGCTGGGAAAACAGCCGCTGCCTTCAACCATTTCGCTGAATGGAACAAAGCTGGAAATTCCGACCAACTGGGCCGGGGATGATCAGGAGGGGCGGGCCAACTTTTTCGGTATGGTTGAATTCCGTGTGCCGATGGAGGCGCTGAAGCAAACCAGTGTGCTGGAAATGGTCTATCCGGATTCGGGCGGTAAAGCGGCCTGTGCGGTTCTGCAGGTGAATTTGAATCAGTAAAAATACGAAGTTTGGGAAACAGAAGATGGAAGAAAAAGAATATGCACGTCCGGAAGTGATATCCGATTTCTGCAGAAGTCTGACGCCGGTGGGCCGGATTCTGGTAGATCCGGATCATAACATCTGGGGCTGTGCGCCGATTTACGGACCGGACGGTAAGGTTCATGTTTTTTATTCCCGCTGGAAAAATGAAGCGGGGCACGAGGGATGGCTGACCGTCAGCGAGATTGCCCATGCGGTGGCCGACGATCCGGAAGGACCGTATGAAACGGTCGATGTGCCTGTAAGCGGCCGTGGCGGCGACTGGTGGGATTCGATGACGATTCATAATCCGACGATTCACAAAGTGGGTCATCAGTATGTGCTTTTCTACATGGGGAACAGCGACGGCACGGTGATGACTAAACGCGTCGGCATGGCGACGTCCGAATCGCTGTACGGTCCGTGGGAGCGCTGTGCGGAGCCACTGATTCTTCCGGATCCCGATCCCAATGCCTGGAACTCGGTATGTACGTCCAATCCGGCGTTTCTGCAGCATCCGAACGGGGAGTTCTGGCTCTATTATAAATCCTGGCGTACGGCCGATTGGAAGAAGGATCAGGATACCGGTGACTGGCGTAATTCCAATCGCCAGTATGGCCTGACGGTTTCCAAAGAGCTGAAGGGGCCCTATATCAAACAGGGCGAAGGCGCGCTGATCAATCTGCGGGAAAAGGTTAAAGATGCCCAGAGCGAGGATGCCTATATCTGGTATGAAGACGGCACCTTTAAGATGCTCATGCGGGACATGGGGTTTTGGAATCATGAATACGGACTCCTTTTTGAATCGGAAGACGGGTTGCATTGGGGAGAGCCGCAAATAGCCTACCGGGATGCCTTCCGTTATTTCGATGAACCGGCCACCGGAGCCTGGGGTGAAGGTCGGTTTGAACGACCGCAACTGCTGATGAAAGACGGGAAACCCGAGTATCTGTTCGGGGCTTATCGCGGCGGGAAATACGGCACCTCCACCGGGGTTGTGCTGAAACTGAATTAACCGGGAATATTTCATGAGCAACAGAAAAACAGTTTCACTTAACGGCGATTGGAAATTTATTAAAGACGATGTTTCCGGGGCGGAGGCTGCGGATTTTGATGCTGCTGCGTGGCGTACGGTAAAGGTGCCGCACGACTGGAGTGTGGAGGAATCGTTTTCCAATGACTGGGAAGGGGCGACCGGTTATCTTCCGGGCGGTATCGGCTGGTACCGCAAAACATTCCAATCTTTGGAAACGGCGGTGACCTATCTTCATTTTGATGGAGTCTACAACCATGCGACGGTGTATCTGAACGGTGAAAAGCTGGGCGATCATCCGTATGGTTATTCGCCATTTTATTATGATATTTCCGACCAGGTGATAAGCGGTGAAAACGTGATTGCGGTTCGGGTGGATCATTCGCGTTACTGTGACAGCCGCTGGTACACCGGGTCTGGAATTTACCGGTCGGTTGAGCTGGTCGGGACATCTGAAACCCATATTCCGGTTTGGGGAACGTTTATTACGACGCCGGAAATTTCGGATAAAAAAGCATCTGTAAACGTGCAGATCGAAATCAGCAGTCCGAAGGATGCTGAAGTTTCAACAACGATTATCGATCCGGATGGAAAGACGGTTGCGCAAGGTTCGGTTGCGGCTGAAGCGCTGACTATCCAGACCTTCGAAGTTTCCAGTCCCCGGAAGTGGGATGTCGATACGCCGAACCGCTATAAAGCCATCTGTTCCGTTTTCAAAGCGGGGAAAATGGTGGATGAATATGAAACGGTGTTCGGTATCCGTTCTATCCGGTTTGATGCGGATGAAGGCTTTTTCCTGAATGGAAAGAATATGAAAATCAAAGGCGTTTGCCTGCATCACGATGGCGGGTGCGTCGGTGCCGCTGTGCCGAAGGATGTGTGGCGCCGGCGTTTTGCCACGCTGAAAGCGGGGGGATGCAACGCGATCCGTATTGCGCATAATCCGGGCTCTGATGAGTTTCTTGATCTGTGCGATGAAATGGGCCTGTTGGTTCAGGATGAATTTTTTGATGAATGGGATCATCCGAAAGACAAGCGCCTGAATCAGAACGAACAGCATGATGATTATATTTCGCGCGGCTATACCGAGCATTTTCAGGAATGGGCGGAAAAGGATCTGAAAGCGGTGATGCGAGCGCACAGAAATCATCCGTCGATATTCCAGTGGAGTATCGGTAATGAAATTGAGTGGACCTATCCACGCAATGCGGAAGCCACCGGTTTCTTCGACATGGGCTGGGAGGGGAATTATTTCTGGGAACAGCCGCCGAATTCCATCGAGGAAATAAAACGGCTGCTGAAGGAGCTGCCGCGTGAGGAATATGATATTGGTGAAACGGCACAGCGGCTGGCGAAGTGGACGCGGGAAATGGATACAAGCCGCCCGGTCATTGCCAACTGTATTCTGCCGTCGGCCAGCTATGAATCCGGATATGCCGATGCACTCGACATCATCGGCTTCAGCTATCGCCGTGTGATATATGATTATGGCCATGAAAATTATCCGAAGCTTCCGCTGATGGGTACAGAGAATCTGGGGCAGTGGCATGAGTGGAAAGCCATCGAAGAACGCGATTTCGTTTCGGGCACCTTTCTGTGGACCGGGATCGATTATATGGGAGAGGTGAACGGGCAGTGGCCCAAAAACACGCTTGATTCCGGACTGCTGGATCGCGCGGGTTTTGAGAAGGGATCATACCATATGATGAAGACGCTGTGGTGTAATGAACCGCATGTACATCTGACATCACAGACGTTGGAAAAGTCGCCCTATGTTTTTGATGCATCGACCGGATTCATCGGCGAAGCAGATTCCAATGCCTGGAAAACGAAAACCTGGATCTGGCACGATGTGAACACCCACTGGAACTATGCTGACGGCGAAATGATTGCGGTTGAAGTCTATTCCAACTGTCCATCGGTGGAGCTTTTTCTGAACGGGGAATCGCTGGGCAGAAAAAAGCTGTCTGATTTCGAAGACCATATATACAAGTGGGCGGTTCCGTATAAACCGGGAAAACTCGAAGCCCGTGCGGACGGGGCGTCGGATTTGCTGCAAACCGCAGGCGTTCCGGCTTCAATTCAACTTTGTGCCGATGGGATGCACGTGATTGCCCAGCTGGTTGATGCGGCGGGAATTCCGGTTAAAACCGAAGAGCGGAAAATTTTCTTTGCGGTTGAAGGCGGTACTCTTATCGGGGTGGATAACGGTTCGCCGTTTAATATTCAGGATTATCAGTCCGATTGTATAATCACGGCACAGGGCCGTTGCCTGCTGATTGCTGAAGGGGCGTGCAGGGTTGAGGCATCGGCGGAAGGCCTTGGTCCAGTTTTTATTGAGGTGGGTTAATGCGGGTGTTCTGCGGCATAGCCTGCCGGAAGCGGGCGGCACGCTTGTTTCGCTGTCATTTTGGCGGTCTTGCAGTTGCTCTGCTGGCAACAGCGAATGGCCGGTCGCTTGAGCTGGTTTCGCTGAATGAGGGGGCGCTGCATCCGTCGGTTGAATTTACGGATACCGTCATTACGAATCACACGGGCCGGACCATTGAGGTTTATACCGCCGGTAAAGACGAATGGCCGAATGTGACGTTCAAGGCGGTTGGGCAGCCGTGGAATCTGCGCGGCTATTATACGGTTAAAGCTGATTTTACAAACCTTGGAAGTGCGCCTCTTTATCTGGGTATCCGCCTCGACAGTTCCAGTGCCGTGGCGACGGAAACCCCGCAGCATGCGCAGGGCTTTGAATTGCTGGAACCGGCTGAAATGCGGACGATCAGTGTACGACTGAGTAGCGAAGACTGGGTGTTTTCCGAACCGCTTGAGCTGGTCGGCATGCGCCGTCCGCCGGGGGGTGAACTGATGGATCTGGTGAATATTGATCAGCTCCAGATTTTTGCGGGGCATGTGCACGAACCGGGGCTGTTCGCCGTTTCGAATATTCGGGCCGAGGGTTCGGTTAAAAAAGTGGATCCTGCGGGCTATCTGCCTTTTATCGATACTTACGGCCAATACAAACACGGGGACTGGGACGGAAAAGTTCGTTCTGAACATGATTTTGAGAAATACCGCCTGGCCGAAGAAAAAGATCTTTCCGAACATCCGGGACTTTCAGGCCTTGGAAGATTCGGGGGCTGGACCGAGGGGCCGAAGTTAAACGCTTCCGGATTTTTCCGGGTTGAAAAGGTGGACGGAAAATGGTGGATGGTGGATCCGGACGGGTATCTGTTCTGGTCGACGGGGCCGACCTGCATGAATCCGGACTTTGGTTACACCGGCACTGAATTTCGTGAAACCTATTTTGAACATCTTCCGAAAGGAGGCGTGTATGACCAGTTTTATGTGGATTGCACCTGGGCTCCGCACGGTTTTTACAACGATAAGATCCCGTTCAAAATTCTGCAGTTTTACAAGCTGAACCTCTATCGGAAATATGGTGAAGACTGGATGGATCAATTTGTGGATCTGAGTCATCGCCGCCTGAAAAGCTGGGGGATGAATACGGTGGCGAACTGGGCGTTGCCGGACGTCTATCTGAAGCAGCGCACGCCGTATGTTGCCAGTTTTTTTATCAGAGGTAATCGTGAGCTGGATGGATCGCGCGGGTATTGGGGCAAATTTCATGATGTTTTTGATCCGTCGTTCCGCGCAGTGATTCAATCGAATATGACCGCGCTGGCAGAAGAAGCCGCGGATCCGTGGTGCATCGGATTTTATGTGGATAACGAGCTGTCGTGGGGCTACGACGCAATGTCGTTGGCTGTTGAAACGCTGTCCTGTCCGGCGGACCAGCCGGCGAAACAGGAATTTATCGCGGATCTGAAGACGAAATATGGACGCATTGAGCATCTCAATCTCGCCTGGGGATCGGACTACGATTCATGGCGTGCGTTGCTGGACTCGACCGATGAACCGGATTTAGTCCGGGCCGGGGAGGATTTGCGGCGGTTTTATGCAAAAATCTGCGACACCTATTTCAAGACGATTCAGGAAGAGCTGAAAGCGGCCGCTCCGAATCATCTCTACCTTGGATGCCGTTTTGCGTGGGTGAATGATACGGTGGCTGTGGCGGCTTCGCGGTATTGTGATGTGGTCAGCTATAATAAATATGAGCACAGCATCCGCAGTATGCGACTGCCGCACTTTATCGACCGCCCGATGATCATCGGGGAATATCATTTCGGATCCACCGAACGGGGGCATTTTCATCCCGGCTTGAGAGAAGCGGATACGCATGCCGGGCGTGCCGGAAAATTTAAGGATTATATGAAAAGCGCACTCGATAATCCGCAGATGGTGGGTGTGCACTGGTTTCAGTATGTGGATGAACATATTACCGGTCGCGCGGACGGGGAAAATTATAATGTAGGACTTGTGGATATCTGCGACACGCCGTATCCGGAAATGGTGGATGCCCTGCGGGAAGTGGGGGCCATGATGTATACATATCGCATGAACAAAACAGGATTCGGTACAGAACAGGTGTCTAAATAAGTTGATCGGAAACGTTATACATCTTATAACTATCGGCTGTTAACGTAAACAAAAGGGAAAATAATGTCTGAGAGCATACAAGCAAAGGGTCATAAAACGAAAGCGGGGGATAAAGTTCCTGTCTTCGAAAAAATTTCGTACGGCATCGGTCTTGCATCGGATCATTTTGCGACCGTCAGTATTATGGGATTTCTGATGGCCTTTTTTACGGACTTCCTGAATGCCGGCATCAAGGCTTCCATCGTGGGTGCCGCAATTGCGGTTGCACGGCTTTGGGATGCATTTACAGATCCGGCTGCCGGGCGTATTTCGGACGGATGCCGTGCAAAGTGGGGACGCCGCCGTCCGTTCATTTTCTTCGGGTCACTTTCGATGGGACTCTTTTTTCCGGTGATCTGGATGGTGCCGCAAACGTGGTCTGCTTTTGCAATTAACACCTGGCTCTTTATTACCGTTCTTGTTTTCTATACGCTCTATTCCATTTTTTCTGTTCCATACGAAGCGCTTGGCGCGGAGCTCACGCCGGACTACCGCGAGCGTACAAGTATTTTTGTCGTGCGCACTTATGTTCAGCAGGTGTACACCCTGTTTCTCTATTGGATGATGCCGATTGCGATGGCACTGGCGACACTGCCTCATGTGGCGGGAGAGGTCGAAGGCGTTCGCATGGTCAGTTGGTTCATTGGCGGTGTAATTATCGTTGCGGGTATTTTCCCTTCGTTCTTCTGTAAGGAACGGTATAAGAAAATTGCGGAGAAGGAAGATCACCTCTCTTTCGGAGAAACCTGTAAGGCTCTGCTGGGCAATAAACCGCTGCTGATTGTTATCGGTACTATTTGCTTCTACCTCTTCTCGATCATGCTGTCTATGAACCTCGCCTATTTTGTAAACACGTATTATGTGTTCGAAGGGGATACGCTGCAGGGAACAACGCTCAGCGCGATTGATGGAACATTCCGGATCTTCATCGCAATTGGAGCGGCTTTTGCAATTAAACAGTTGGCCGACCGAATCGATAAACACAAACTGCTGATCGGCTGCATCATCATTCTGATTGTCGGATTTGCAGGAACGTATTTCACCACGCTGCCGGGCCGTCCGTGGCTCACTCTGGTTTTCAAACCGTTCATTTCAATCGGTGAAGTTGGTTTCTGGGTACTGGTTATGTCTTTGCGTGCCGATGTGTGCGACTGGGATGAATTCAAGACCGGAACCCGTAATGAAGGTATGATTGCGGCGATTACGAACTGGGTGAATAAAATTGCAATCACGCTGGCACTGGCGCTTGGCGGGGTCATGCTGGAGCATGTGATCAAGTTTGATTCAAACATTGATAAGCCTGCACGGGCGGCCATTGAACAGCAGGCCGAAATGGAATGGAACGCACTTCCGGAAGAGGAAAAGCGCGTTGAAGAAGACAAAGTCTATGAGAATACGTGGGCGATTGTGAAGGACATCGGTGGCCAAATTCTCAAGTTCGGCGCCCAGGAAGAGGTGCCCGGCGTAACGTTCGAAGACTATAAAAAGAATCTTGAGCAGAAAGAGATCATGAAGCGGAACGATTCCGGTGTCATGCAGCGCCTGCGCGCTTTGTATACGCTTCCTCAGGTGGTTGCTCTGGTGATCTGCTTCTTCATTCTCATCCGCTATCCGCTGAACTCGAAGAAAATGGCTGAGATACGCGAAGAACTTGAAGCGCGCCGCGGTGTAGCAAAGTAAGCGCGCCGCGCTGATCTGTGCGGCATGCTGCAAGGGGCGTACGATGTGCGCCCCTTTTTTGTTGGATGGACTTTGGATCGATTTGTTCCGTGGTACAGGGGTCTGCCGTTTGTTGTTTTTAAATCCAGGAGTTGATGATGAAACAGGTGTTGTTGGGAATGGTATTGATGGCCGGGTTGGCGGGAGCGGAAGAATACCGCGCCGACTGGAATGATCTGAACCGTTACCCGCAGGCGGAGTGGATCAGTGAAGCGAAGTTCGGGCTGTACTGGCATTGGAATTATAATTCGATTGCCGGGTTCAACGGCTGGTACGGACGGAATATGTATAACGGTCCGGACGGGTATGTTTTTAAATACCATAAGGAAAAACACGGTAATCCGGCGGAGTTCGGCTATAAGGATTTTGCCCCGTTGTTTACGGCTGAAAAATTCAGTGCAAAGCAGTGGGTGGAGGATGCTGAGCGGATCGGTGCGAAGTTTATTGTCGGTATGGCGGTGCATCACGACGGATTCGACCTTTATGATTCAAGCTATACCCCCTGGAATTCGGTGGATAAGCCTCCGCATATCGATGTGATCGGCGAGCTGGCGAAAGAGGCCCGGAAAAAAGGGTTCAAATTCGGTGCCACCTCCCATCTGGCCTGGAACTGGACTTATTTCAGTTCGTTTATGTATCCGGACAAATATGATGCGAAGGAGGCTCCGGAGCTTTACAATATTCATGATCCTGAAAAAGGGCCGAGCGAAGCCTGGGTGAAGGAATGGTATGCGCGGACCACGGAGCTGATTGATAAATATGAGCTCGATTTTCTCTGGTTCGATTTCGGAACAAAAGACAAGGGGTTCAGCGATCAGTATACCGCTAAGCTTACCGCGCATTATTATAATAAATCGGTGGAGTGGGGAAAAACGGTGGCACTGGCCACCAAGATCGGTTTTGAAAACCGCAAAAGCCAGGTTCACGGTGTGGAGCATGGGAAATTCGGATATATCCGCTATCCGCAGTGGATGTCCGACAGTACCCTGAATAAAGGCTGGTTTTACATGGGTGCTGAAGAGGATCCTAAACAGATAACCGGAGAATTCTGGCTGTATCAGCTTATCGATATCGTCTCCAAAAACGGTACGCTGCTGCTGAATATCGGCCCGCAGGCGGATGGCTCATGGAAGGAAGAGTGGAAGCAGGAACTTTTCCGTATGGGGGACTGGCTGAAACTGAACGGTGAAGCGGTGTACGGAACGAAACCGTGGCATCGCTACGGGGAAGGTCCGACGCATGACGGAGATGCGGAACATTATAATCTCGGCCGGAACCTGACCAAAGACGATGTGCGGTTTACGCGTAAAGAGAACGTACTTTATGCCATCGTTTGCGGATGGCGGAATGAGCCGATTCATATTCGTTCGCTCGGGAAAAACGAGCTTCCGGACCTTGGAATAAATTCCATCACAATGCTGGGTTCCGGTGAGCGGATAAAATGGGATCTGAAGGATGATGCGCTACGTATTTCTTTCCCGGAAAAACCCCCGTGTGAATATGCCTATGTTTTTAAAATCGAGGGCAAAGGGCTGTTTCCGGAACGGGCCCCGGAATATCTGCCGGTTCATGTTGAACCGCCGAAAGAAAAAGTCGCGGCGCTGCGGATCAGTCTGCCGGGACATAAGCAACAGCTTTCGATTGCAGAGGTCGTGGCGGTTGGGCGTTCAAACTGGGCCAAAATCAATCGGGTGCCGGAAGCTGAAATTACGATGTCATCGTGCGAAACCGATCCCATGCTGGCGGCGGACCTGAATATGAACGGCCATCCGAACATGCATTCCGTGGCCCGTTCTGAAACTGAAACCGATCCGTGGATGCTGGTGACCCTTCCTGAGCCGATGAACATTCTGGATCTGGAAGTTCTCGGTGGTATGGAAAACTGGGATGCGTTTTCCAAAAACGGGAAAATTGAGGCACTGGATGCAGATGGAAAGGTGATCCATACATGGCGAGTGAAAGCGTGTCTTGAAGTGCAGAAAGCCGCGACGGATTATCTGGGGCTCTCCGGTTGAATTTAATTTGGTGTCTTGTGTGTTCCGGTGCGGGGGCTCTTGGAGCCGCTGTCGGGGTACTGTAGGATTTATTTATGAGTGATGTGCGATTCAGGTGCTTAACCGTTGTGCTTCTGCTGATGCAGGCGGTCTGTTTTGCGGGCGCGCCGATAACTTCCATTTCGCACATCCGGGCCATGATGCCGGATGAGGTGGATGGTACTGTCACTGCTGAGATTGAGGGGCAGGTACTTGCTCTGCCATTGTTTTTCGGCATTTTTCTCTATGATGGAACAAACGGGATTTTTGTTTCCCATAAGCCGGTTCCGGAGTTCGCGGAAAAGCTGAAGCCCGGGGACTGGATCCGGGTGAACGGCATTGTTGAACCCGGCGGTTTCAGTCCTGCAATTGTTGCGGATCAGATTGAGCTTATTGATCATCGGCCGTTACCTGAACCGATGGCTTATATTCCGGATAAGATGCGTCTGGCTGAAATGGACTGTCAGTGGGTATTTCTCAGCGGTCGCCTTATCGCGGTTTCGACGGCTGAGAATGGGCTCGATGCAATGGTTAACATCGAGTCCGGCGAAAATCTGTATTCCGTTCAGGTTCCGTATTCCAGAGCCGGGGTTGAACGTCTGCACGAGATGATGTATCGCGACGTTGAGCTCAATGCGGTTGTCGGAATCCGTTATAATAGTCGGAAGCAGGCGGTCGGCCGGGCGTTTATTGCCCATTCCATTGATGACATCATCGCTGTCGATCATCCGGGTTCTGAAAAAGATCCCGTTGATGTTTCCCTATCCGAACTGATGCGTAAGGACACGCCATCGTACGGTCTTCTGAAAACAAGGGGTGTGGTCACCGGAGTGTTCGGAAAAGAACTTTTTCTGCGGGGAGATGCGGCCGGACTTCGTGTTCAGACCGCGAAATCGACAGACGTCGAGCCCGGGGATTATGTTGAAATCACCGGCTATGTCTGGCCGCAGCCGATCAGTCCGGCGTTCCGGGCGTTGGAGGTGGAGCGGTTGAAGACGCAGCCGATGCCGGAGCCGCGGCAGGTGCCTGTCGGGGCTGTGCCTGATGA
This is a stretch of genomic DNA from Pontiella agarivorans. It encodes these proteins:
- a CDS encoding beta-galactosidase, with protein sequence MRVFCGIACRKRAARLFRCHFGGLAVALLATANGRSLELVSLNEGALHPSVEFTDTVITNHTGRTIEVYTAGKDEWPNVTFKAVGQPWNLRGYYTVKADFTNLGSAPLYLGIRLDSSSAVATETPQHAQGFELLEPAEMRTISVRLSSEDWVFSEPLELVGMRRPPGGELMDLVNIDQLQIFAGHVHEPGLFAVSNIRAEGSVKKVDPAGYLPFIDTYGQYKHGDWDGKVRSEHDFEKYRLAEEKDLSEHPGLSGLGRFGGWTEGPKLNASGFFRVEKVDGKWWMVDPDGYLFWSTGPTCMNPDFGYTGTEFRETYFEHLPKGGVYDQFYVDCTWAPHGFYNDKIPFKILQFYKLNLYRKYGEDWMDQFVDLSHRRLKSWGMNTVANWALPDVYLKQRTPYVASFFIRGNRELDGSRGYWGKFHDVFDPSFRAVIQSNMTALAEEAADPWCIGFYVDNELSWGYDAMSLAVETLSCPADQPAKQEFIADLKTKYGRIEHLNLAWGSDYDSWRALLDSTDEPDLVRAGEDLRRFYAKICDTYFKTIQEELKAAAPNHLYLGCRFAWVNDTVAVAASRYCDVVSYNKYEHSIRSMRLPHFIDRPMIIGEYHFGSTERGHFHPGLREADTHAGRAGKFKDYMKSALDNPQMVGVHWFQYVDEHITGRADGENYNVGLVDICDTPYPEMVDALREVGAMMYTYRMNKTGFGTEQVSK
- a CDS encoding alpha-L-fucosidase; this translates as MMKQVLLGMVLMAGLAGAEEYRADWNDLNRYPQAEWISEAKFGLYWHWNYNSIAGFNGWYGRNMYNGPDGYVFKYHKEKHGNPAEFGYKDFAPLFTAEKFSAKQWVEDAERIGAKFIVGMAVHHDGFDLYDSSYTPWNSVDKPPHIDVIGELAKEARKKGFKFGATSHLAWNWTYFSSFMYPDKYDAKEAPELYNIHDPEKGPSEAWVKEWYARTTELIDKYELDFLWFDFGTKDKGFSDQYTAKLTAHYYNKSVEWGKTVALATKIGFENRKSQVHGVEHGKFGYIRYPQWMSDSTLNKGWFYMGAEEDPKQITGEFWLYQLIDIVSKNGTLLLNIGPQADGSWKEEWKQELFRMGDWLKLNGEAVYGTKPWHRYGEGPTHDGDAEHYNLGRNLTKDDVRFTRKENVLYAIVCGWRNEPIHIRSLGKNELPDLGINSITMLGSGERIKWDLKDDALRISFPEKPPCEYAYVFKIEGKGLFPERAPEYLPVHVEPPKEKVAALRISLPGHKQQLSIAEVVAVGRSNWAKINRVPEAEITMSSCETDPMLAADLNMNGHPNMHSVARSETETDPWMLVTLPEPMNILDLEVLGGMENWDAFSKNGKIEALDADGKVIHTWRVKACLEVQKAATDYLGLSG
- a CDS encoding MFS transporter, with amino-acid sequence MSESIQAKGHKTKAGDKVPVFEKISYGIGLASDHFATVSIMGFLMAFFTDFLNAGIKASIVGAAIAVARLWDAFTDPAAGRISDGCRAKWGRRRPFIFFGSLSMGLFFPVIWMVPQTWSAFAINTWLFITVLVFYTLYSIFSVPYEALGAELTPDYRERTSIFVVRTYVQQVYTLFLYWMMPIAMALATLPHVAGEVEGVRMVSWFIGGVIIVAGIFPSFFCKERYKKIAEKEDHLSFGETCKALLGNKPLLIVIGTICFYLFSIMLSMNLAYFVNTYYVFEGDTLQGTTLSAIDGTFRIFIAIGAAFAIKQLADRIDKHKLLIGCIIILIVGFAGTYFTTLPGRPWLTLVFKPFISIGEVGFWVLVMSLRADVCDWDEFKTGTRNEGMIAAITNWVNKIAITLALALGGVMLEHVIKFDSNIDKPARAAIEQQAEMEWNALPEEEKRVEEDKVYENTWAIVKDIGGQILKFGAQEEVPGVTFEDYKKNLEQKEIMKRNDSGVMQRLRALYTLPQVVALVICFFILIRYPLNSKKMAEIREELEARRGVAK
- a CDS encoding glycoside hydrolase family protein, producing the protein MEEKEYARPEVISDFCRSLTPVGRILVDPDHNIWGCAPIYGPDGKVHVFYSRWKNEAGHEGWLTVSEIAHAVADDPEGPYETVDVPVSGRGGDWWDSMTIHNPTIHKVGHQYVLFYMGNSDGTVMTKRVGMATSESLYGPWERCAEPLILPDPDPNAWNSVCTSNPAFLQHPNGEFWLYYKSWRTADWKKDQDTGDWRNSNRQYGLTVSKELKGPYIKQGEGALINLREKVKDAQSEDAYIWYEDGTFKMLMRDMGFWNHEYGLLFESEDGLHWGEPQIAYRDAFRYFDEPATGAWGEGRFERPQLLMKDGKPEYLFGAYRGGKYGTSTGVVLKLN
- a CDS encoding sugar-binding domain-containing protein — protein: MSNRKTVSLNGDWKFIKDDVSGAEAADFDAAAWRTVKVPHDWSVEESFSNDWEGATGYLPGGIGWYRKTFQSLETAVTYLHFDGVYNHATVYLNGEKLGDHPYGYSPFYYDISDQVISGENVIAVRVDHSRYCDSRWYTGSGIYRSVELVGTSETHIPVWGTFITTPEISDKKASVNVQIEISSPKDAEVSTTIIDPDGKTVAQGSVAAEALTIQTFEVSSPRKWDVDTPNRYKAICSVFKAGKMVDEYETVFGIRSIRFDADEGFFLNGKNMKIKGVCLHHDGGCVGAAVPKDVWRRRFATLKAGGCNAIRIAHNPGSDEFLDLCDEMGLLVQDEFFDEWDHPKDKRLNQNEQHDDYISRGYTEHFQEWAEKDLKAVMRAHRNHPSIFQWSIGNEIEWTYPRNAEATGFFDMGWEGNYFWEQPPNSIEEIKRLLKELPREEYDIGETAQRLAKWTREMDTSRPVIANCILPSASYESGYADALDIIGFSYRRVIYDYGHENYPKLPLMGTENLGQWHEWKAIEERDFVSGTFLWTGIDYMGEVNGQWPKNTLDSGLLDRAGFEKGSYHMMKTLWCNEPHVHLTSQTLEKSPYVFDASTGFIGEADSNAWKTKTWIWHDVNTHWNYADGEMIAVEVYSNCPSVELFLNGESLGRKKLSDFEDHIYKWAVPYKPGKLEARADGASDLLQTAGVPASIQLCADGMHVIAQLVDAAGIPVKTEERKIFFAVEGGTLIGVDNGSPFNIQDYQSDCIITAQGRCLLIAEGACRVEASAEGLGPVFIEVG